The DNA region ATTACCATTGATGACAATGAAGCACGGAGCATTTACGAAGATCTCCAGACATCCTTGAGATTGGCCCAAGCCAGATTGAACGACTATCAATCCATCTACGGTAACAACAGAAACAACACTGCCCTACAAAAAGATGTTTTAGATTATGGAAAGTTAGTTATTATGCAAAGTTGAATCCATATAATACTGATTTTAGTAGTGTATGGATTCATTTAACTTTACATAATTTCAGGTGATTAACACCTAAAGTGATTTTAGCCAATCAAGTAAATCTTTGTTTTGTTTCCAAGGGGGCAGTTCTTCATTAGCTGGACTATCATAGGCTTCTGTTAAGGCTTTTCTCTTCATTTTTTCATCTGCTCGAGCATAGATTTCAGTCGTTGAAATATCTGAGTGCCCCAACAAATCTCTGATATATACAAGATTTACCCCTGATTGAAGTAAGTGCATTGCCTTACTGTGTCTCAACCAGTGTGGTGTGATTTCACCTGTAATACCTTCAATACCATGAAATTGAGCTTGCTGTGCATACTTTTTTAGAATATAAGTGACTCCTGCCCTTGTTAATTGTTTATTACTTCTGTTGGTAAAAAGAGGATAACGACTATAAACCGGTGAAGTTAATCCTGAACCAGATATATAGTGACGAATTAACTCGCCAGTCGGTGTCATAACAGGAACAATTCTACTTTTTCCACCTTTTCCAGTCAGAAGTACAGTGACTGTATCATTTAGTGTGATATCACCAACTTTAAGATCGACAAGTTCCTGTACCCGAGCTCCTGTGTCATATAAGAGAGATAACACAACAGCATCACGCTTCCCTTGAATGGTTCTTCGATCAGGTTGCTCAAGTAATCCCTTAACACTTTCTAGTGGTAAGTATAAAAGAGGTCCTTTATCCGTCTTTTTCATTGGTATTCCAAGTATTTGTTGCCCTTGTTGAATGTACTGTGGTTCCTCAACCATTAAAAAGCTAAAAAAAGAGTGAATTGCAGCAAGTCTTTGATTCCTAGTTGTAGCTTTACAATGGCGTTCATCTTCAAGCCATTGCAGATATCGAACAATTAACGCTCTATCCACTTTCGAAACTGTAAGCTTTTCAGGATAAAGTTGTTCAGAATCTCGACAGTATCTAAGCAGTAAAGAAAAAGAGTCCCTGTAAGATAGCTGTGTATTACGTTTGCTTCCCACTTGACTGGGTAAATATTGCATTAAGAACTGAGTCAGATAATGAGCAAAATCAGTTTCCTTCATAAGCTACCTCTGGAATGACGAATGCACAGGATGATTCTACTCTTTTTATTAAATCCGGATACACCTCAGCGGTCAAGCGTAGATATTTTGCTGTAGCACGTACTGATGTATGTCCCATATATGTAGATAGAATTGGAAGCATAGCTGAGAGGTCTACTTCATTCTCAATCCATTTTTGTAGAACATGAACAGCAAAAGTATGCCTAATATCATGCAAGCGCGGTCCTTTGCCTTTACCACCGTGAGAAATTCCTGCTGCATCTAAATATCGTCTGTATCTTTGATAGACAGTCATCGTACTAATCATTGTTCTATCCGGTGCAAGAAAGAAATACTCATTATCTTTCTCCCACCAAATTTTTTCTGCGTAGTCAATGCAGGATTGGTTAACAGAATCAGACAGCGGAATTAATCGATCCTTATCTGTTTTTGCCTCACGAATTGTAAGGATACCATCTTCTAGGTTAACATCTTTATACTTTAAGTGAACAACCTCTGATACTCTAAGGCCACATCCGTATAAGATACGAAAAATAACAGGCAATGCCAAGTGCATATTTTTAGCTACTTCCCATGGTTCTGTCTCATCAACGGCTTGAAGCACGGCATTTATCTGTTCGCGTGTAAAAATGTAAGGAACAAACGAATCACGAGTCAGCCCTTTTATCTCAGGGATCACATAAGCCTCATAGCCAAGATGATTAAGATAAATAGCAAACTGTCTTATACAAGTGATACGATGAGATCGAGTACTTGTAGCTTCTCCTTCTCTTGGTGAAATCCATTCTTCGGCAAGCGAACGAGAAATCTCAGGTTTAACAATTCCCCTTTTTTGACTAAAACGACAGAATCGAGATAAGCACTTTGTTTCACTTTCATATTTAAATCCTAAACTTCTTTTGAACCTAATAAATTCTTCTGCAAGGTTGGAAAACACGCCTATCATGATTGGAGCTCTTTTTAATCTAGCCATTAAATAACCACCTCCAATGCACATTTGCGTAGCTCTGTGATATTAATCCTAAGATAGGTCAAGGTGGTTTCAGTGTTTGTATGACCTAAGATTTCAGAGATTACAGGTAGTGGAATTTCATGCTCCAATAAACGACGGGCAAGGCTGTGGCGGAGTACATGCGAGCCTTTCTTTTTCCCTTCAAGATGGATACCGCTTTTTAAAAGATGGTATCGAACTAGGGCACCAACAGCTCCTGGGTTAAATTCTGTGTATGGCGGTACCTGCCTGATAAAAACATGATCAGATTCACTTTTTGGTCGTGCGCCTTTTAGATAATGGATCATAGCTTCTCCTACATCTTGAAGAAGTGGAAGCTCTAAGGGATTACCTGTTTTCATTTGTGTTAACCGGATAAGTTCATTTTCCCAATCTATGTTGGTGAATCTTAGATTTGCCACATCACTGCTACGTAGACCAAGTCTGGCAATTAATAGAATTATGGCATAGTCACGAATTCCACAAGGATTACCTAAATCAATGGAGCTAAGTAACTTTTGACTTCCTCAGCGGAGTATGTGGACGGAAGACGGCTTTTTCTGTTGTAATAAGGATTTGGTAGTTTAGAAAACATTTCTTTTTTCATGAATCCACATTCATAACAATACTTCAGATAATAGCGAACCGCTCTCATGGTATGGTTAATCGTTGGTTTTTCATAACAAGATAGGGAACCCATAAAACTAAATACATCTTTTATTGCGAGCTGCTCTATTCTTACCATATTTTTTCGTATTAGGAATGCGAAGAAACGTTCAAGATAAAGACTAAACGTTCGATTAGTTTTGTCTTTAATGCCTGTTTTACTTCTATAAGATAAGTATGCTTCTGCACTTTCTTTGTATCCATCAGGGAATGAATACGTTCTTTTATCCATCGCTAAATATAGGTAGACATTACCTGATAACTGGTATTCAGACATGGCGTTAATGCTTCGAGAATATGTAGCACACCATTTCTTTTCTTCAATCTTGGAAGACATAGAATAATGATCTTCTAAAACTGAAGTCCAAAATCCATGCTAAAGGAATCAACATTTTTGTCTTTAGCGTAAAGTAAAAGTTGCTTGGAAAGAGTTTTAAAACATTTTTGTAATAGTTGGAAGCACCTGCCTGGTCCAAAGCTTCCTTAGTTCGATTCACAAGTTCTTTTAAAGATAGATTTCTCATTTGATTTACCTCCTGCTTTTGAGAGTACGTTATTTGTTACTCTTTTAGCGTGATAGATTATGGAAAGTAAATCAATAGCCAATATCCCTATTTATGTAGAATTTCGTATTCAACTTTGCATAATGTATAACTTTTCATAACCCACATTATGTGAAGCTTCACATAATTTAGAAAAAGAAAGCGCTAACCTAGAGCTATCCATGTCTCAGCTTATGGACCGGATAGAAGAGACTAAAATCTTGGTCGATGAAGGCATCAGTCCAAGATCTGAGTTGGAAGACTTAATAGAACAACAGGCACAACTGGCCCAATCCATGAAGACGACAGAAGCAAGGCAGAAAGCCATAGCCAATCCAATTTATTCAGCAAGTGAATTGGCAGCATCCGTTGATGCCGCAAAAGACAGTCTTCGAAGACAAGAAGAAGATCTAGAGAAATATATAATAGAGTCCCCCATAGCGGGTGTACTTTTAGAGAGTTATGTTAAGGAAGGCGAGTTAGTGGGTCCGGGTCAAAACATTATGAAAATAGCTTCAGACACAAGGAAGTTCGTGGTGGTGGCTATGGATGAACGTTATTTGTCCAATATAACCTTGGATCAAGAGGCTACTTTGGTGACGGATCAATACAGAGTAAAAGGCAGAATCGAAGAAATAGCACCGGCCATCAATAGAGAGACCGGTACTGTAGATATCAAAGTGGAGATTCTTGAGAACTTAGAAGCTTTTTTACAGAACATGACTTTACG from Petrocella atlantisensis includes:
- a CDS encoding tyrosine-type recombinase/integrase, whose product is MKETDFAHYLTQFLMQYLPSQVGSKRNTQLSYRDSFSLLLRYCRDSEQLYPEKLTVSKVDRALIVRYLQWLEDERHCKATTRNQRLAAIHSFFSFLMVEEPQYIQQGQQILGIPMKKTDKGPLLYLPLESVKGLLEQPDRRTIQGKRDAVVLSLLYDTGARVQELVDLKVGDITLNDTVTVLLTGKGGKSRIVPVMTPTGELIRHYISGSGLTSPVYSRYPLFTNRSNKQLTRAGVTYILKKYAQQAQFHGIEGITGEITPHWLRHSKAMHLLQSGVNLVYIRDLLGHSDISTTEIYARADEKMKRKALTEAYDSPANEELPPWKQNKDLLDWLKSL
- a CDS encoding tyrosine-type recombinase/integrase — protein: MARLKRAPIMIGVFSNLAEEFIRFKRSLGFKYESETKCLSRFCRFSQKRGIVKPEISRSLAEEWISPREGEATSTRSHRITCIRQFAIYLNHLGYEAYVIPEIKGLTRDSFVPYIFTREQINAVLQAVDETEPWEVAKNMHLALPVIFRILYGCGLRVSEVVHLKYKDVNLEDGILTIREAKTDKDRLIPLSDSVNQSCIDYAEKIWWEKDNEYFFLAPDRTMISTMTVYQRYRRYLDAAGISHGGKGKGPRLHDIRHTFAVHVLQKWIENEVDLSAMLPILSTYMGHTSVRATAKYLRLTAEVYPDLIKRVESSCAFVIPEVAYEGN
- a CDS encoding site-specific integrase; protein product: MDLGNPCGIRDYAIILLIARLGLRSSDVANLRFTNIDWENELIRLTQMKTGNPLELPLLQDVGEAMIHYLKGARPKSESDHVFIRQVPPYTEFNPGAVGALVRYHLLKSGIHLEGKKKGSHVLRHSLARRLLEHEIPLPVISEILGHTNTETTLTYLRINITELRKCALEVVI
- a CDS encoding site-specific integrase, whose product is MSSKIEEKKWCATYSRSINAMSEYQLSGNVYLYLAMDKRTYSFPDGYKESAEAYLSYRSKTGIKDKTNRTFSLYLERFFAFLIRKNMVRIEQLAIKDVFSFMGSLSCYEKPTINHTMRAVRYYLKYCYECGFMKKEMFSKLPNPYYNRKSRLPSTYSAEEVKSYLAPLI
- a CDS encoding efflux RND transporter periplasmic adaptor subunit codes for the protein MSQLMDRIEETKILVDEGISPRSELEDLIEQQAQLAQSMKTTEARQKAIANPIYSASELAASVDAAKDSLRRQEEDLEKYIIESPIAGVLLESYVKEGELVGPGQNIMKIASDTRKFVVVAMDERYLSNITLDQEATLVTDQYRVKGRIEEIAPAINRETGTVDIKVEILENLEAFLQNMTLRVDLATVTFDNALVIPGQYLVEEDGLKVYVQNEDKQAIAIDVEVYNKNLPTVYVTSGLEKGMTILDPEGLEEGMTVELKAEGVDGP